A single genomic interval of Sulfurovum sp. TSL6 harbors:
- a CDS encoding YMGG-like glycine zipper-containing protein gives MKRNILKFILVSSTSIALLNGCTGQEVAPNNATQTGAATGAVAGAVIGYNTGSGGGKNAAVGALIGTALGAGIGNAVDNSNPEPVETGGWQ, from the coding sequence ATGAAAAGAAATATACTTAAGTTCATACTTGTATCAAGTACAAGTATTGCCTTATTAAATGGCTGTACAGGACAAGAAGTAGCCCCTAACAATGCAACACAAACCGGTGCGGCAACTGGCGCTGTAGCAGGTGCAGTCATAGGGTACAATACAGGTAGTGGCGGTGGAAAAAATGCTGCAGTAGGAGCCCTAATAGGTACAGCTCTTGGTGCAGGTATAGGAAATGCTGTAGACAATAGTAATCCGGAACCCGTAGAAACAGGCGGATGGCAATAA
- a CDS encoding OmpA family protein produces MKLKKQIVAASAAAFMLGGCYNQPGLVEDQSYNRTKTGVATGALAGSVIGYNTGSRDAKSAIIGGLLGAAVGGAVGYSMDQQANEVARALGTGVNNDPLAALDPRRDIVVSKFNDHVKIIFRDRMMFATGSSRLQPNAKHKVNKVAQVLRNYPQTIVGVAGFTDNVGSYSYNLDLSKRRAATVSNILAVNGRPYTKGCSYNKAIVPNDSAKNRALNRRVEVYLYADRNRMSDPCR; encoded by the coding sequence ATGAAATTAAAAAAACAAATAGTAGCTGCATCTGCAGCGGCCTTCATGCTCGGAGGATGTTACAATCAGCCTGGTCTTGTTGAAGATCAAAGCTACAATCGTACAAAAACAGGTGTAGCTACTGGTGCACTTGCGGGTTCTGTGATCGGTTATAATACAGGTAGCCGTGATGCAAAAAGTGCCATCATTGGTGGTCTTTTAGGTGCTGCTGTGGGTGGAGCTGTAGGCTACAGTATGGACCAACAAGCCAATGAAGTTGCGCGTGCACTCGGTACTGGAGTCAACAATGACCCTCTAGCTGCACTTGACCCACGTAGAGACATCGTTGTTTCAAAATTCAATGATCATGTAAAAATCATATTTAGAGATCGTATGATGTTTGCTACAGGATCATCAAGACTACAACCCAATGCAAAACACAAAGTCAACAAAGTGGCACAAGTTTTACGTAACTATCCTCAAACCATTGTAGGTGTAGCAGGATTTACCGATAATGTAGGAAGCTACTCTTACAACCTTGATCTTTCTAAAAGACGTGCAGCTACTGTAAGCAATATTCTTGCTGTAAATGGAAGACCATACACAAAAGGATGTTCGTACAATAAAGCCATTGTACCGAATGACTCTGCCAAAAACAGAGCACTTAATAGACGTGTAGAAGTCTATCTCTATGCAGACAGAAACAGAATGTCTGATCCTTGTCGTTAA